Within the Marixanthomonas sp. SCSIO 43207 genome, the region TACGTGTTTCTTCTCGTTCACCACCCGGATCTGTATAAATACCAACCACTTTAAATTTTATTCCTGAAATGGTAATATACTCACCTATGGCATTTTTTCCTTTAAAAAGATCTTGATAAACTCGATTACCTAAAACGGTAATTTTCTCGTATTTATTTAGGTCATTTTGATTGATATACCTTCCGGCGATTATTGTTTCGTTTTCTAGAAATTGATAATCTCCTCGAACGCCTTCTACTCGGTATGAACCAGTTTCTCCTTTATAAGAAGTTATTACACCCCAATTACTGAAAACACCAGATTTATACTCAAGATTATCCATATTTTTGGCTTCTGCCATTTGATAATCTTGGTTATCAAGCTGAATTCTACGTCCGGGATTCATTCCTTTGTATTCTTCTGAAGTGACATTTGCCCAAACAGAAATTCTATTGGCTGCATCGTTTTCAAATTCAGAAGAAATTCCGTTTTGCATACCTTGACCAATAGCCAATAAAATCACCAATATAAATATTCCCGAAGCTACTGAAAGTCCGGTTAAAAAAGTTCGTAATTTATTTTTACGAATGGTTTCAAAAATTTCTTGCCAGCGTTCAAGATTAAACATGAGCCAATGCCTTTTCACGAGCTTCTTTTGCTCGCACTTGTTTTACTACAGAATCATCTAGGATAATACCGTCTTTTAAATTTACGATGCGCTTAGTCATATGCGCTATATCGTCTTCGTGAGTTACTACTAGTATAGTTTTGCCTTCGTCATTAATACCTTGAATAAGCTCCATAACTTCATATGATGTTTTGGTATCTAATGCTCCGGTAGGTTCATCTGCAAGTAATACTTTTGGGTCACTTGCCAAAGCACGAGCAATTGCAACACGTTGTTTTTGTCCTCCTGAAAGCTCATTAGGTAAGTGTCCCGCCCAATTTGCCAGACCTACTTTTTCTAGATAGTGCATAGCTTTTTCGGTGCGTGTGTTACGTTTTTCACCTTGATAATATAAAGGCATAGCAACATTGTCAAGGGCAGACTTATAATTTATTAGGTTGAATGATTGAAAAATAAACCCTAAAAATTTATTTCGGTATTTTGCAGCTACTCGTTCATTTAAGTTTTTAATTTGGGTTCCGTCTAGATGGTAGCTTCCTTCATCTGCTTCATCTAGCATTCCTAAAATATTAAGTAAAGTAGATTTTCCCGATCCAGAAGAACCCATAATGGATACCATTTCTCCTTCAGAAACTGAAAAATCGATTCCTTTTAAAACGTGTAAAGAATTGCTTCCGGTTCGGTATGACTTATGCAAGCCTTTGATTTCTATCATAATACATAAATAAAAGCACAAAATAATGCTCAATGTACGCATCATTTTGTGAAAATCGTGTTAAGGGTATTTTACCTTTTTTAGGAAAACCTCTGTTAATAAGACTAATTTAAGGCCTTATTGTTACAGCCTAATTTGTGAAGATAATGTTAATGTTGTGCTTTTTTTGCGTTCTTACGCATTTTGTAGATTGCATAACCTACTCCGCCCACTAATAAATAAGGAAAAATCATAAGATAAATAATTCCATTATTAATTCCTTTTGCAGCTTGACCACCGTCTTCACTTTCCAAAACAGCGCGACACATAGCACATTGGGCATCTGCAGGTAAGCTGAATATTAGTACCAAAACAAGAAAAATATATAGGGTTCTTTGTTTCATCATTTTTTTAATAATAGGGTGCAATCATAAGGTAAACAATCACTCCGGTAACTGCAACGTATAACCACAAAGGAAATGTGATTCTTGCTATTTTTTTATGTTTAGCAAATTGCCCGGTAATAGCCCTTACATACGTTATCAGTACAAATGGTATCACTGTAATTGAAAGCAATATGTGTGAAATTAATATAAAGAAATAAACATAACGTATAGCTCCTTCGCCTCCATAGGGAGTTGAATCTGAAGTCATATGATAGGCAACATACATAACTAAAAACAAAACTGAGAGCACAATACTAGTCTTCATGAGTCTTTCATGAGTCTTTCGATTTCCTTTTCGTATTTGAAAAACTGCTGCTATAAGCAATATTGCCGTTAAACCATTGATTGTTGCGTAAATTGGTGGTAAAAAACCTAATCTTTCTACTCCTGGTATTCTAACCGTAAATAATACTGCTACAGCTACCGGAACAGCTATAGAAAGTATCCAGATCCAAAGGTTGTATTTTTTTGATGTATTTGATACAGAGTTTGACATATTCTTGACTATAGAAGCTTTTTAATATCTTCAATTAACTTATTAATATCTCCTTGCTCTAGACCGTTGTAGTAAATAATTGGATTACCATTGTCATCAATACGAGATGTAATATTTCCATTTTTATCAACCAGCGCAAACATTCCTGAATGCTCAAACCCACCATCGGCTTCGGGACTTTCTGCTGCGTACAACTTAAAACCTTCGTTTGAGAGTTTTAAAATATCTTCTTTATCGCCAGTTAAAAAATTCCAGTGTGGATGATTGGCTTTATGATTTTCAGCATAGGTTTTTAATACTTCTGGAGTATCGTGAGCAGGGTCTATTGTAAATGAAGCTATACCAAAATCATCTTCATCCTTAAAGGCTTCTTGTAGTTGTAGCATATTTGCATTCATAACAGGACAAATACTTGGACAAGTAGAAAAGAAAAACTCTACTACGTACACTTTTCCGTCGTAATATGAATTGGAAATAGTCTCCTTATCTTGATTTAAGAAACTGAATTGAGGTATTTCATTAATTACGATCATTTCAGAATCTGTTTTCAAATTCTTTTTTTCTGAAGTTGCTGAAGTACTACTCAATCTATCGTTTTCTACAACCTCACCGTCACCTAGCCGTTCAACTATTTTTGGAACAGCCCAAATACCGAAAATTAAAATAACAGCCGTAATCCCTATGTATGAATATTTTTTCAATTTGATTGTTTTTGGTTATATAATCTTTTGTTACGAGCTTCTGGATTGTTTTTTTTAAGTGCTAATCTATATTCAGCCAGAACAATTTTAATATCGTCGCTCATTTTATTGTTAATTTCGGCTATCTCACGAGAATCAAACCCATACAAGACACCTTTATCTTCATCACTTTTTCTTCCTCGTAGATTGCGTTTTTTATCAATTATAAAGACATATGGTGACGATAAATCATTACCTAACTTAAAATTACTTTGTAACGATGTAAAGACTTTTTGTATTTTTTCTTCTGAACCGAAAGCAAACTTCCATCGGTCTGTTTTATCAATTTCTGAAAGTTTAGCTTTTAATTGCTTGGCTTCTTCTTTTGCATTTTCAGGCAATAAAAAAACAATCTGAAAATCTTTAAACCCTCTATTTTTAGTATAAATTTTGTGAGCTAGGTTATAAGCACCCACTTTATAGTTCATTGGGTTTTCTCCAAAAAAACCTAAAACCGTAATGTTGTTTTTTAATTGCACAGAAGTCCCGTCAAGTTGCTTAAAAGTATCGAGTTCTTGAACAGACTCTGTTAAAGCAGGTAGTTTTGCAAAGTTATTTACTCCAGAAGCAAAGAAAATATAGGCCGTGATAGGTAGTGCAAATAATACAAATATGACCAAATATTTCTTCATAACGTCAAATTTTGATTGCAAAAATACAGGCTAAAAGCTGTATTGGCAACCTTTTAAAGTTAATTTTTACACTTTCATAAAACAAAAAAGTCTGGTAAAAACCAGACTTTTAAATATGTATTTTATTGAGACGTTTTAGAAATCAAACTTAATAAAGTTTTCTTTATAAACTTCGTAAATATAATCACCTTCTATTAATAGTATAAGTACTAAATATGCTATCAAGAATATTCCTGTCCATACTACAGATCTACGTAATCCTGATTTTTCGTCACGCATATGCATAAAATCCCAAGTAATGTAATATGCTTTAACAATTGTAAGTATAATAAACACCCAGTTAAGCAGCTTCATTGCTAAAAAGGTATTCTCGGTTAATACTGCCGGTTTTATTATACCTAATATTACTTCAACGATAGTCACGATGGAAAGCAGAATAAAAACTCCCCATATTTTTTGGATATTGTTTTTAAACTTAAGTGTTCCTCTAAAAATTGCTAAATTATGATTGTCGTGTGCCATTTTTTAATTTTTAAACTCCTTATACAAGGTAAAAGAATGTAAATACAAATACCCAAACTAAATCTACAAAGTGCCAGTAAAGACCTACTTTTTCTACCATTTCATAACTTCCTCTTCTTTCATAAGTACCTATTACTACATTGAAGAAAATTATTATGTTGATTACAATTCCAGAGAATACGTGAAAACCATGAAACCCTGTGATAAAGAAAAAGAAATCTGCAAATAATGGCGGACCATATTCATTGTGTCTTAGATTAGCTCCTTCTACAACTAGGTTACCGTCATTGACAAGCTTGGCTACAGATTCTTCTCTTGATAAAACAGTAGGCTCGCCATGCTCATTAAGGTATTGTGTTCTTATTAAAATATCATCATTTGCTAAAAACCCTGCTTTTACTTCCTCAAAAGTAAATGAAGTTTTTGTAGGTTCGGCTTCATACCATATACCTTCACTGCTTGTGTGAACTTCTCGAGTTGTTGGGATGTTTGTGGCAAAATCTGCAAGTGCTACGCGCTCTCCTTCGGTATTTAAAAATTGAAGTATTTTACCGCCTTTAGTTTCTACTGCACCATAATCTCCTTTAATAAAAGTTGCCCATTCCCAAGCTTGAGAACCTACGAATATAATACCACCTATAATAGTTAAAAACATATATAGTGTCACTTTGCCTTTTTGCATTTTGTGACCGGCATCTACCGCCAACACCATTGTTACCGATGAGAAAATAAGTATAAACGTCATTAAAGCCACATAATACATTGGTGCTTCTACACCGTGTAAAAATGGAAAGTGAGTAAACACTTCATCGGCAATTGGCCAAGAGTCTATAAATTTAAATCTAGAAAAGCCATAAGAGGCAAGAAATCCTGAAAAGGTTAAAGCATCAGAGACGATAAAAAACCACATCATCATTTTGCCATAACTGGCTTTTAATGGTTTATTACCACCACCCCAAGTTTTTCCTTCGGTACCTGTTTCAACAACGGTAGCTTCCATACAAAGAATTTGGTTTAAAAATAGAGTTCAAAAATACGATTAATTTTTATCTAACGAAATAGAAAAACAAAAACAGGTATATCCACAGAATATCAACAAAATGCCAAAAAGTAGCAGCTAGTTCAATTCCAAGGGTTTTGCCGTTTATATATTTTAGTTTATAATGATTATAAATTACCACCAATACTGAAATTAACGCAGCAATGATGTGCGATAGGTGCAATAATACAACCAAATATATAAATGAAGTTGTAATGGTGCTTTCACTTCCTGTAAAATAATAACCATTTGCTATTATTTCAGAAAAACCTTTAAACTGAAGCAAAATAAACCCTATTCCCAAGAAAAGAGTACTTACCAAAAACAACATTCCTTTTTTATTCTGTTCTTTAGAGATAGATCTTTTTGCCAAATGTATGGTTACACTACTTAAAAGTATAACCCCCAAACTAATGTAAAAAGCCTGCGGAATTTGAAAATCTGTTAACCAATCTGGGCGTTCTTTACTCACCACATAAGCACTCGTCAATCCTGCAAAACTCATGGACAAACTTATAATACCAAACCAAAGCATCATTTTTTTGGCACGTGCTATTTTATGTTCTTCTGAGCCTTCTGTATAATCCATTACCTTATAAATTTATCTAGTACATACACCACCTGCAGTAATGTAATGTAACTTACGCTTGCCAACATTAACTGCTTGGCTGCTTTATTTGTTTTTTCTTTATATAATCTAAACGCATAATACAATAGTCCTATGCCCAACAATCCAATAATCACAGCACTTACAGGAGTTAAGTATAGCTTTCCTGTAACGCCAAAGGCAGGTATTAGGGATGTTAAAACAGTCCATATACTATACAAAACTACTTGAACAGCTGTTCCTTTATCTCTTTTTCCGGTTGGAAGCATAAAAAATCCTCCTTTTTGATAGTCTTCATACAAAAACCAACCTATAGCCCAGAAATGCGGAAATTGCCAAAAAAACTGAACCATAAATAAGGTTCCTGGTTCAATACCAAATGAATTGGTTGCAGCAACCCAACCCAGCATAAAGGGTATAGCTCCCGGAAAAGCACCAATAAAAACTGAAAGAGGTGTCTTTGTTTTAAGTGGCGTATAAAGACTTACATATAAAAAAATAGAAATCGCCCCAAACATTGCAGTAATAGGGTTAATAGAATATAGAACCAATAACCCGACAACGGTCAAAACAATAGCTAATACAAATGCTGAACTCACTCCTATACGACCCGCAGGAATAGGCCTATCTTTTGTGCGGTCCATTAATGCATCTAGATCTCTTTCGATAATTTGATTGTATACATTTGAAGCGCCAACCATGCAATAACCTCCCACACAAAGTAACAGCAACACATAGTAATCAATAGTCTCAGCTCCTAACAGATATCCTGCTACAGAAGAAAAAACCACACTTACCGAAAGCCTAAATTTTGTGATTTCGGTAAAATTCCTAATAAGAGTTTGAGGAATAGATTGTGTTTGTGTTACTGACAAGCTCATTTTTTTTTGCGGTGCAAAGATACAGCAACTACAGATTTTCCACAATTTATTCTATTATTTCTTACATATAATTTATACTTTTTTAGTATTTTAATCCCCTCACAAAATATATTAAAAATGAATTTAAAAAAACTGAGCTTCTTACTTATCATTTGTATCACTACTTTGTCATTCGCACAAACCGATTCTGGCAATAAAGTAAACATAAGAATCACAAAAGCAAATGACGATGTTTATATGTTGCAAGGAAAAGGAGGAAATATAGGTTTATCTTTTGGGAAAGAATCCATATTAATGATTGATAATCAATATGCAGAATTTTCAGAAGATATTCTTAAAGCAATAAGAAAGGTAAGTGATAAACCAATAAAAATGTTGCTTAACACACATTTTCACGGAGACCATACCGGCGGAAATTCAGCTTTTAAAAAAGAAGGTGCTATAATTTTTTCACATCAAAATACAAGAGATCGTATAGCTAGTATTGTAAACTCAGACCAAAAAAAGATTGACAAGTCTGCGCTTCCTACTGTAACATTTACAGACAAATTACAGCTTAATCATAATAATGAAACTATTCAAGCCTTTCATATTGCAGAAGCTCACACCGATGGAGACATCGCATTATACTTTCCAAGTAGCAATGTAATACACACAGGAGATGTGTTTTTTAACGGCAAATACCCTTTTATAGATATTGAAAATGGTGGAAGCGTAAGTGGCTACATTAAAGGTCTAGAAAAAATAGCTATGGTTTGTAATGAAGACACAAAAATAATTCCAGGTCACGGAGATTTAGCTTCTCTTAAAGAATTGAATTACACAAAGAACATGCTTCAAAACATATATAAGCAAGTTACCTACCACTACGTAAAAGAAAAATCTTTAGAAGAAGTTTTGGCAATGAGTGATATAACTGCCGAATATGATGAAAATGACTACGGGAAAGGCTATGTTTCTACAGAAATGTTTATCAAAACACTTTATAATGACGTAAAAGCATCAAGAGGACCTATTGACAAAAGAAGCATGGAAGAACGTCTTCAAGACAAGCTTAAGGAACAAAAAGAGAAAATGAAAAAGAAAGAATAAGCAAGTATTCTTAAAAATCATAATACCAGTTAAACAAATCGGTTCGTAAGCCAAAATTCAACCACGTTGTTTGGTTTTCAAACACTGTCTCAGTATTTACTTTCGGTTTGAAATCGCGTATAATCAAACTTGCGTATATCTTTAGATTGGTTGCAGGATTTATTAAATAACCTCCTTGTATTTCTCCATGGAAAAAATCTGTTGTATTTCCCTGAGCAACTTCATTACCTAAATCTGAAACTCGATTGTCTTCGGTTCCGTAGATATTTCCGCCGTAGTAAAAATCATCTTCTTCTGTGTTGAACTCAAAACCTCGCTTGGCAAAAATCAACTTTAAATCTCCAAAAATTCTTCCTTTTTGATATCTGGCAATGGTTATAAATTCAGAAAAGTTTGAACCTAAAGTATGCGCCATAGATTGATTATTATGACCGTAATTTAAAATTATTGAGTTATGTGAGTAGGTATAAGGACGCACTCTATTATACTCTGCCTGCAAATAGAGCCCGTTTACTCCAAATGCATCATAATATTTTGCACCCAGCTGATATCCTATTTTGTTTTTATAACTTCCTTCTCCTCCAAAAATATCACCAGATGAAAATTCATCAATAATCAATTGTCCATAAGCATTAATTCTATCTGTAAATTTATATTTTGAAGAAAGACCAATAAGCGCATTACCTCCTCGTGGACCAGTAGAAAATTCAATCGCTCTATAAAATATAACCGGATTAATGTAGTTAAAATCAAAACCACGATCATTATCATTTTCCCACACAACAGATTCAAATAAACCGATATTTAAGCGTTTTGTTACGTTGTAACTTAAATAATGATTTGCAAAATACTTTGTTCTGAATGAACCACCATCCTGAACCTCTGTTCTAATATCACGTAAAGACATCCAAGTGTTTGTGTACTGAAGTTTCCAAAAAGTAGTATTTATTTTGAAATATGGATATGGGCTCGCATTATCGCTTAGCAATAAGGACCGATATCCATCACCATAAAAGTTTTTTCCGTGACCTAATTGAAAATTAAAATGTTGTGAAGGCGAATATGAAATATGACCCGTCGCAATAGGATAGTCATA harbors:
- a CDS encoding ABC transporter ATP-binding protein, whose product is MIEIKGLHKSYRTGSNSLHVLKGIDFSVSEGEMVSIMGSSGSGKSTLLNILGMLDEADEGSYHLDGTQIKNLNERVAAKYRNKFLGFIFQSFNLINYKSALDNVAMPLYYQGEKRNTRTEKAMHYLEKVGLANWAGHLPNELSGGQKQRVAIARALASDPKVLLADEPTGALDTKTSYEVMELIQGINDEGKTILVVTHEDDIAHMTKRIVNLKDGIILDDSVVKQVRAKEAREKALAHV
- a CDS encoding DUF420 domain-containing protein yields the protein MSNSVSNTSKKYNLWIWILSIAVPVAVAVLFTVRIPGVERLGFLPPIYATINGLTAILLIAAVFQIRKGNRKTHERLMKTSIVLSVLFLVMYVAYHMTSDSTPYGGEGAIRYVYFFILISHILLSITVIPFVLITYVRAITGQFAKHKKIARITFPLWLYVAVTGVIVYLMIAPYY
- a CDS encoding SCO family protein; amino-acid sequence: MKKYSYIGITAVILIFGIWAVPKIVERLGDGEVVENDRLSSTSATSEKKNLKTDSEMIVINEIPQFSFLNQDKETISNSYYDGKVYVVEFFFSTCPSICPVMNANMLQLQEAFKDEDDFGIASFTIDPAHDTPEVLKTYAENHKANHPHWNFLTGDKEDILKLSNEGFKLYAAESPEADGGFEHSGMFALVDKNGNITSRIDDNGNPIIYYNGLEQGDINKLIEDIKKLL
- a CDS encoding cytochrome C oxidase subunit IV family protein translates to MAHDNHNLAIFRGTLKFKNNIQKIWGVFILLSIVTIVEVILGIIKPAVLTENTFLAMKLLNWVFIILTIVKAYYITWDFMHMRDEKSGLRRSVVWTGIFLIAYLVLILLIEGDYIYEVYKENFIKFDF
- a CDS encoding cytochrome c oxidase subunit 3, translated to MEATVVETGTEGKTWGGGNKPLKASYGKMMMWFFIVSDALTFSGFLASYGFSRFKFIDSWPIADEVFTHFPFLHGVEAPMYYVALMTFILIFSSVTMVLAVDAGHKMQKGKVTLYMFLTIIGGIIFVGSQAWEWATFIKGDYGAVETKGGKILQFLNTEGERVALADFATNIPTTREVHTSSEGIWYEAEPTKTSFTFEEVKAGFLANDDILIRTQYLNEHGEPTVLSREESVAKLVNDGNLVVEGANLRHNEYGPPLFADFFFFITGFHGFHVFSGIVINIIIFFNVVIGTYERRGSYEMVEKVGLYWHFVDLVWVFVFTFFYLV
- a CDS encoding cytochrome c oxidase subunit 3, whose protein sequence is MDYTEGSEEHKIARAKKMMLWFGIISLSMSFAGLTSAYVVSKERPDWLTDFQIPQAFYISLGVILLSSVTIHLAKRSISKEQNKKGMLFLVSTLFLGIGFILLQFKGFSEIIANGYYFTGSESTITTSFIYLVVLLHLSHIIAALISVLVVIYNHYKLKYINGKTLGIELAATFWHFVDILWIYLFLFFYFVR
- the cyoE gene encoding heme o synthase is translated as MSLSVTQTQSIPQTLIRNFTEITKFRLSVSVVFSSVAGYLLGAETIDYYVLLLLCVGGYCMVGASNVYNQIIERDLDALMDRTKDRPIPAGRIGVSSAFVLAIVLTVVGLLVLYSINPITAMFGAISIFLYVSLYTPLKTKTPLSVFIGAFPGAIPFMLGWVAATNSFGIEPGTLFMVQFFWQFPHFWAIGWFLYEDYQKGGFFMLPTGKRDKGTAVQVVLYSIWTVLTSLIPAFGVTGKLYLTPVSAVIIGLLGIGLLYYAFRLYKEKTNKAAKQLMLASVSYITLLQVVYVLDKFIR
- a CDS encoding MBL fold metallo-hydrolase, producing the protein MNLKKLSFLLIICITTLSFAQTDSGNKVNIRITKANDDVYMLQGKGGNIGLSFGKESILMIDNQYAEFSEDILKAIRKVSDKPIKMLLNTHFHGDHTGGNSAFKKEGAIIFSHQNTRDRIASIVNSDQKKIDKSALPTVTFTDKLQLNHNNETIQAFHIAEAHTDGDIALYFPSSNVIHTGDVFFNGKYPFIDIENGGSVSGYIKGLEKIAMVCNEDTKIIPGHGDLASLKELNYTKNMLQNIYKQVTYHYVKEKSLEEVLAMSDITAEYDENDYGKGYVSTEMFIKTLYNDVKASRGPIDKRSMEERLQDKLKEQKEKMKKKE
- a CDS encoding gliding motility protein RemB encodes the protein MKRLISLLFILAFFPLAAQKVTGTFEKYPVFPECKNENINSLKNCFENTLRSKVFSSFQIPEVVSEENYKGNVSVFFEVTKEGVFKVLYVDAMYNELKDETRRVFNELQQIVPATYNSDPAYVQFTMTIPIPIKDIPLQTEEVVTETQKVSELKKEYDAIENLPYENEEYTSQINIPFSHHNYSLFDPALNRVGQNNHTAQKPYIYSQVNKYYDFEAENAKLLKDKSSWFGRKLWNEHLVTIKGDKYWITLDAGVDLQAGKDFDGEIDTYNNTRLVYTQGGLGKNFNFFAVIYESQGRFADYFNRFAEARRPAGGNPALIPGRGIAKKFRSDSYDYPIATGHISYSPSQHFNFQLGHGKNFYGDGYRSLLLSDNASPYPYFKINTTFWKLQYTNTWMSLRDIRTEVQDGGSFRTKYFANHYLSYNVTKRLNIGLFESVVWENDNDRGFDFNYINPVIFYRAIEFSTGPRGGNALIGLSSKYKFTDRINAYGQLIIDEFSSGDIFGGEGSYKNKIGYQLGAKYYDAFGVNGLYLQAEYNRVRPYTYSHNSIILNYGHNNQSMAHTLGSNFSEFITIARYQKGRIFGDLKLIFAKRGFEFNTEEDDFYYGGNIYGTEDNRVSDLGNEVAQGNTTDFFHGEIQGGYLINPATNLKIYASLIIRDFKPKVNTETVFENQTTWLNFGLRTDLFNWYYDF